One window of Pseudanabaena sp. FACHB-2040 genomic DNA carries:
- the glmM gene encoding phosphoglucosamine mutase: protein MVSSPIKPAGGIAADPAEISLNTPNSSEGLSWGVLDLPKSPLFGTDGIRGKAGDLLSAPLAMQIGYWAGQVLRAQQNQAAPVILGQDSRNSGDMLAAALTAGLTSAGLEVWNLGLCPTATVAYLTDACKALGGVMISASHNPPEDNGIKFFGAEGTKLSSSLQAQIEQALRFGMIVPGEVDSSWGRCYHRPELVNRYVSFLHEPLQPGLNLQGMRIVLDMAWGAATRLAVPVFEATGAEVIGIHGLPDGDRINVNCGSTHLEPLKAAVQLHGADVGFAFDGDADRVIAVDARGRVVDGDYILYFWGKRLNEAHNLPGSTIISTVMANLGFERAWKGLGGQLVRTQVGDQHVHAEMVKRGAKLGGEQSGHILCHHYSMTGDGILTALHLASLVRDLGGSLAALVDQSFETYPQRLQNIRVEDRERRLHWQDCDPVVKAVAEAEQAMGEQGRVLVRPSGTEPVIRVMVEAANRELVDLWTNRISAMVTRYLAV, encoded by the coding sequence GCCTAAGTCCCCGCTCTTTGGTACAGACGGTATCCGAGGCAAGGCGGGAGACCTGCTAAGTGCGCCCTTGGCAATGCAGATTGGCTACTGGGCGGGGCAGGTGCTACGCGCTCAGCAGAACCAGGCTGCTCCAGTTATTTTGGGCCAAGACTCACGCAACTCCGGCGATATGCTCGCGGCAGCGCTGACAGCAGGTTTGACCTCTGCGGGCCTGGAGGTCTGGAACTTAGGCCTCTGCCCTACCGCGACTGTGGCCTACCTGACCGACGCCTGTAAGGCGCTGGGAGGCGTCATGATTTCGGCCAGCCACAACCCTCCCGAAGACAATGGTATTAAGTTCTTTGGGGCTGAGGGTACTAAGCTCAGTAGTTCGCTGCAGGCCCAGATTGAGCAAGCGCTCCGCTTCGGCATGATTGTGCCGGGAGAGGTGGATTCATCATGGGGCCGCTGCTACCATCGCCCTGAATTGGTGAACCGCTACGTCTCTTTTCTCCACGAACCGCTGCAGCCTGGCCTCAATTTGCAGGGTATGCGGATTGTGCTTGACATGGCCTGGGGAGCCGCTACTCGCCTGGCTGTGCCGGTATTTGAAGCGACGGGCGCTGAAGTCATTGGTATTCATGGTTTGCCCGATGGCGATCGCATTAACGTCAACTGTGGCTCTACCCATCTAGAACCCCTAAAAGCAGCGGTTCAGCTTCACGGAGCCGATGTCGGCTTTGCCTTTGATGGCGATGCTGATCGGGTGATTGCCGTGGATGCCCGAGGGCGCGTCGTTGATGGTGACTATATTCTTTACTTCTGGGGCAAGCGGTTAAACGAAGCCCACAACCTGCCTGGCAGCACCATTATCTCTACTGTGATGGCCAATCTAGGGTTTGAGCGAGCCTGGAAGGGGTTGGGTGGTCAGCTGGTGCGGACTCAGGTGGGTGATCAGCACGTCCATGCCGAGATGGTGAAGCGGGGCGCTAAGCTGGGCGGCGAACAGTCGGGCCATATTCTTTGCCACCACTACAGCATGACCGGCGACGGCATTCTCACAGCACTGCACCTGGCTTCTCTGGTCCGAGATTTGGGGGGTTCCCTAGCTGCTTTGGTGGATCAGAGCTTTGAAACTTATCCACAGCGGCTACAAAATATCCGGGTGGAAGACCGGGAGCGGCGGCTACATTGGCAGGACTGCGACCCTGTTGTTAAGGCCGTTGCCGAAGCTGAACAGGCAATGGGTGAACAGGGCCGGGTGCTGGTACGCCCTTCCGGCACCGAGCCGGTAATCCGGGTCATGGTTGAGGCTGCTAATCGGGAACTGGTAGACCTTTGGACCAATCGCATCTCTGCAATGGTGACCCGTTACCTGGCCGTTTGA
- a CDS encoding ABC transporter permease, with amino-acid sequence MSLFHSAYTYTLENLDRFTTAFQQHLGLVFLPLAVGLLVGLPLGLWSARSQVVSAVMINSFNALRVIPSLAVLFLAIPYFGLSFWSAVLALTLLVMPPILISTDVAFRTIDPAIREAATGMGMPPADILRRVEIPLALPVVIAGIKTAAVEVIASATLAAFVGAGGLGTFVVLGFAVYDPAILLIGAVPVALLALIAEVSLSALQRAVQPPTA; translated from the coding sequence ATGTCCCTATTCCACTCCGCCTACACCTACACCCTGGAAAACTTAGATCGCTTCACAACGGCCTTTCAGCAGCACCTGGGGCTGGTCTTTTTGCCCTTAGCAGTGGGGCTGCTGGTAGGGCTACCGTTGGGGCTTTGGAGTGCGCGCTCTCAAGTTGTCTCGGCGGTCATGATCAACAGCTTTAATGCCTTACGGGTGATCCCCAGTCTGGCGGTGCTGTTTTTGGCAATTCCCTATTTTGGCTTGAGCTTTTGGTCAGCTGTACTGGCCCTGACCCTGCTGGTGATGCCGCCTATCTTGATCAGTACGGATGTGGCTTTTCGCACCATCGACCCGGCCATTCGAGAAGCGGCTACAGGCATGGGCATGCCGCCGGCCGACATTCTGCGCCGGGTAGAGATTCCTCTAGCGCTGCCAGTTGTGATTGCTGGCATCAAGACAGCTGCTGTTGAAGTAATTGCCAGTGCGACGCTGGCCGCTTTTGTTGGGGCAGGCGGATTAGGAACTTTTGTAGTCTTGGGCTTTGCTGTCTACGATCCGGCCATTCTGCTGATTGGTGCTGTGCCGGTAGCGCTGCTGGCCCTAATCGCCGAGGTCAGTTTAAGTGCCCTACAAAGAGCTGTTCAACCCCCCACCGCCTAG
- the speA gene encoding biosynthetic arginine decarboxylase, whose amino-acid sequence MDATEQRLRREQRSKKVALDSLETPALPAPKQQKWTIENSEELYRIQGWGDPYFSINAAGHITVSPQADRGGSLDLFELVESLKQRNLSLPILIRFSDILEDRIERLNACFSKAIARYNYDGVYRGVFPVKCNQQRHLVEDLVRFGKPHQFGLEAGSKAELLIALATLNTPGSLLVCNGYKDREYVETAMLGQRIGQLPIIVLEQVEEVELAIEASRHLGIRPILGVRAKLSNKGVGRWGGSAGDRAKFGLTILEILNVVERLKQADMLDCLQLLHFHIGSQISAISVVKDALREACQVYVELASLGANMQYLDVGGGLGVDYDGSKTNFYASKNYSTQNYANDVVAEVKEACKARELPVPTLISESGRAIASHQSVLVFDVLGTSSVPTENTIEPPSEEEHAIVQELYETYQGIHLNNYQEAYNDAIQFKDEAISLFNFGYLRLTDRAKIERLFWACCRKIQDIVRNEEYVPDDLEDLDRMMASIYYINMSVFQSVPDTWAIDQLFPIMPIHRLNEEPTCRGTLADLTCDSDGKIDQFIDLRDVKHVMELHSLKPAEPYYLGLFLGGAYQEIMGSLHNLFGDTNTVHIHLTPKGYQIEHVVKGDTMKEVLSYVQYDSEDLIENIRRRTEQALQDRRITLQESQLLLQHYEHSMSRYTYLSP is encoded by the coding sequence ATGGACGCAACTGAACAACGGCTGAGACGGGAACAGCGTTCTAAAAAAGTAGCCCTAGACTCCTTAGAAACGCCTGCTCTCCCTGCGCCCAAGCAGCAGAAGTGGACGATTGAAAATAGCGAAGAGCTGTACCGCATTCAAGGATGGGGCGACCCTTACTTTTCAATCAACGCGGCGGGTCATATCACAGTGTCGCCTCAAGCCGATCGGGGCGGTTCGCTCGATCTGTTTGAGCTAGTTGAATCGCTCAAGCAACGCAACCTCAGCCTGCCGATCTTAATCCGGTTCTCGGATATTTTGGAAGACCGGATCGAGCGACTGAATGCGTGCTTTTCCAAAGCCATCGCTCGCTACAACTACGATGGCGTTTATCGGGGCGTATTTCCGGTCAAATGCAATCAGCAGCGGCACTTAGTTGAAGACTTAGTGCGCTTCGGTAAGCCCCACCAGTTTGGGCTAGAAGCCGGGTCTAAAGCGGAGCTGTTGATTGCGCTGGCGACCCTCAACACACCCGGTTCTCTGCTGGTCTGCAATGGCTACAAGGATCGGGAATACGTCGAAACTGCGATGTTGGGTCAGCGGATTGGGCAGCTGCCGATTATCGTACTGGAGCAGGTGGAAGAGGTAGAACTGGCGATTGAGGCCAGTCGCCATCTGGGCATTCGACCTATCCTGGGCGTGCGGGCCAAACTCAGCAACAAAGGCGTCGGCCGCTGGGGCGGATCTGCCGGAGATCGGGCTAAGTTTGGGCTCACGATTCTAGAAATTCTCAATGTGGTGGAGCGGCTGAAGCAGGCGGACATGCTGGACTGTCTGCAGCTGCTGCATTTTCATATCGGCTCTCAAATTTCTGCCATTAGCGTGGTCAAAGACGCACTGAGGGAAGCCTGTCAGGTCTATGTGGAGCTGGCTTCGCTGGGGGCCAATATGCAGTACCTGGACGTGGGCGGCGGACTGGGGGTGGACTACGACGGCTCTAAGACCAACTTCTATGCTTCTAAAAACTACAGCACCCAAAACTACGCGAACGACGTAGTGGCTGAGGTCAAGGAAGCCTGTAAAGCCCGCGAGCTGCCCGTACCCACGCTGATTAGTGAGAGTGGACGTGCGATCGCATCTCATCAGTCCGTTCTTGTCTTTGATGTTCTAGGCACTAGCAGCGTCCCTACCGAAAACACGATTGAGCCGCCAAGCGAAGAAGAGCACGCCATCGTTCAGGAGCTGTATGAAACCTACCAGGGTATTCACCTGAACAACTACCAGGAAGCTTACAACGACGCCATCCAGTTTAAGGACGAGGCGATTAGTTTATTTAACTTCGGCTATCTCAGGCTAACCGACCGGGCTAAGATAGAGCGCCTATTTTGGGCCTGCTGCCGCAAGATTCAGGACATTGTGCGCAACGAGGAGTATGTGCCCGATGACCTAGAAGACCTAGACAGAATGATGGCTTCGATCTACTACATCAATATGTCCGTCTTCCAGTCGGTGCCCGATACCTGGGCCATTGATCAGCTGTTTCCGATCATGCCCATTCACCGCCTCAATGAAGAACCCACCTGTCGCGGCACCCTGGCCGACCTGACCTGTGACAGCGACGGCAAAATTGACCAGTTCATTGACCTGCGCGACGTTAAGCATGTGATGGAGCTGCATTCGCTCAAGCCTGCAGAGCCCTACTATTTAGGCCTGTTTTTAGGCGGGGCCTATCAGGAAATCATGGGCAGTCTGCACAACCTGTTTGGCGACACCAACACCGTTCACATCCACCTAACGCCCAAGGGCTACCAGATCGAGCATGTCGTCAAGGGCGACACGATGAAGGAAGTGCTGAGCTACGTCCAGTACGACTCCGAGGATCTGATCGAAAATATCCGTCGCCGCACTGAGCAGGCGCTCCAAGACCGCAGAATCACCCTGCAAGAGTCTCAGCTCCTGCTGCAGCACTATGAGCACAGCATGAGTCGGTATACGTATCTGTCGCCTTAA
- a CDS encoding LysR family transcriptional regulator, with the protein MGEGYPHRMKLSQLRALVAIADTGSFSDAALQMDLSQSAVSHAIATLEEELGVILLSRGRQGAVLTPIGEQITEDARQIMQSLDNIGRKAHLSKGLTSGQVRIAAFRSVATHILPEVIQHFRQKYPGISVAIDEYQHYNQAEDDLRQGRADIGFTYLPTSPEFEAWEVLHDRYIILLPPSQQPPPHPFTWEELAAHPLILGPNYDGDREYIERHLARHGQHLQPAYMVKEDSTILGMVRSGLGASIMARLAAEPIPEGVQIASLPNPLARIIGAIVLADALQPPAVFAFLDTLKAFYRPPLGHETTDENTSTSSK; encoded by the coding sequence ATGGGTGAGGGATATCCGCATCGAATGAAGCTGTCGCAGCTGCGGGCGCTGGTAGCAATTGCTGACACCGGCTCTTTTAGCGATGCCGCGCTACAAATGGACCTGTCGCAGTCGGCGGTGAGCCATGCGATCGCAACCCTAGAAGAAGAGCTAGGCGTAATTCTTCTCAGCCGGGGACGACAGGGCGCGGTCCTCACACCAATTGGCGAGCAGATCACGGAAGATGCCCGTCAGATTATGCAATCCCTAGACAACATTGGTCGCAAAGCCCATCTCTCTAAGGGGCTCACAAGCGGCCAGGTTCGAATTGCCGCCTTTCGCAGCGTCGCCACCCACATTCTGCCAGAAGTGATCCAGCACTTTCGCCAGAAATACCCTGGCATCAGCGTCGCCATTGACGAGTACCAGCACTACAACCAGGCCGAAGACGACCTGCGCCAGGGCCGGGCCGACATTGGCTTTACCTACCTGCCCACCAGCCCTGAGTTTGAGGCTTGGGAAGTACTGCACGATCGCTACATTATTCTACTGCCGCCCTCCCAACAGCCACCGCCCCACCCCTTCACCTGGGAGGAACTGGCCGCCCACCCCCTAATTTTAGGCCCCAACTACGATGGCGATCGCGAGTATATTGAGCGTCACCTAGCCCGCCACGGACAGCACCTGCAGCCTGCCTATATGGTTAAGGAAGACTCCACTATTCTGGGGATGGTGAGAAGTGGGCTAGGCGCTTCCATCATGGCCCGCCTGGCTGCCGAACCTATTCCTGAAGGCGTCCAGATTGCTAGCCTGCCTAATCCTCTAGCGCGTATCATCGGCGCGATTGTGTTGGCTGATGCCCTACAGCCACCTGCCGTTTTCGCTTTTCTAGACACGTTGAAGGCGTTTTACCGTCCCCCTTTAGGCCACGAAACCACAGATGAAAACACCTCAACCTCTTCCAAGTAG
- a CDS encoding four-carbon acid sugar kinase family protein has protein sequence MTGQPKIIVLDDDPTGSQTVHSCLLLLQWDVDTLRLGLQDSSPIFFVLTNTRARTPEEADQVTREVCHNLKIALELEKIQEFLVVSRSDSTLRGHYPVETDAIAAELGPFDAHFLIPAFFEGGRITRDSTHYLIVNGVPTPVHETEFAKDSVFGYSYSYLPDYAEEKTQGRIKADEVQRFLLADIRAGSLDRLMQLQSNVCCAVDGETQTDLNQFAQDVLTAAAQGKRFLFRSAASILTALAALPTQPVDADHMRTYVRAGQPGAVIIGSHVKKTTQQLTELLQEPGIVGLEVAIEKLRQGDADTQQALLQSVLEQVHAIHAEGKTPAIYTSREELAFDSIQARLDFGVQVSALLMNIVQGLPEAIGFLISKGGITSNDTLSTGLTLRTARLLGQILPGVSIVRTPESHPQFPNLPVVLFPGNVGDEHALATVYRRLAEVG, from the coding sequence ATGACAGGCCAGCCGAAAATTATCGTTCTAGATGATGATCCGACCGGGTCTCAAACCGTTCATAGCTGCTTGCTGCTGCTGCAGTGGGATGTGGATACTCTGCGGCTGGGTCTACAAGACAGTTCGCCGATCTTCTTTGTTCTCACCAATACGCGCGCCCGCACGCCAGAAGAGGCGGATCAGGTCACGCGAGAAGTGTGCCACAACCTCAAAATTGCCCTGGAGCTAGAAAAGATTCAAGAATTCCTGGTGGTCAGCCGCTCCGACTCAACTTTGCGGGGGCACTATCCGGTAGAGACGGATGCGATCGCAGCCGAACTAGGCCCCTTCGATGCCCACTTTCTAATTCCTGCCTTTTTCGAAGGCGGCCGCATCACCCGAGATAGCACTCACTATCTAATTGTCAACGGCGTACCTACGCCAGTTCACGAAACCGAATTTGCCAAAGATTCCGTCTTTGGCTACAGCTACAGCTACCTGCCCGACTACGCTGAGGAAAAGACCCAGGGCCGCATCAAAGCCGATGAAGTGCAGCGGTTTTTGCTGGCCGACATCCGAGCGGGCTCTCTCGATCGCCTGATGCAGCTCCAGAGCAACGTTTGCTGCGCGGTTGATGGCGAAACCCAAACCGACTTGAATCAGTTTGCTCAAGATGTCCTGACCGCTGCTGCTCAGGGCAAGCGCTTCCTGTTTCGCAGCGCTGCTAGCATCCTCACTGCCCTAGCTGCCCTGCCAACCCAGCCAGTCGATGCCGACCATATGCGAACCTATGTGCGAGCAGGCCAACCCGGAGCAGTTATCATTGGCTCTCACGTCAAGAAGACCACCCAGCAACTCACTGAACTGCTTCAGGAACCCGGCATCGTTGGCCTTGAGGTAGCCATAGAAAAACTCCGCCAGGGCGACGCAGATACCCAACAGGCCCTGCTGCAAAGCGTGCTTGAGCAAGTTCATGCCATTCATGCTGAGGGCAAAACACCTGCCATCTACACCAGCCGAGAAGAGTTAGCCTTTGATTCCATCCAAGCACGGCTAGACTTTGGCGTGCAGGTATCAGCCCTGCTCATGAACATTGTGCAAGGACTGCCAGAGGCCATCGGCTTTCTCATCAGCAAGGGCGGCATTACCTCCAACGACACCCTCAGCACCGGACTAACCCTAAGAACCGCCCGCCTGCTGGGTCAAATTCTGCCCGGCGTTTCCATCGTCAGAACCCCAGAGAGCCATCCCCAGTTTCCTAACCTGCCCGTCGTGCTATTCCCTGGCAACGTCGGCGATGAGCACGCTTTGGCAACGGTCTATCGACGCTTGGCAGAGGTGGGGTAG
- the hslO gene encoding Hsp33 family molecular chaperone HslO gives MADQLIRATAAEGGIRVVGVITNRAVETARQRHGLSYVATAALGRTMSAGLLLASSMKRSQARVNIRVRGDGPLGGILVDAGVDGTVRGYVDNPTVELPPNAIGKLDVGGAVGRQGYVYVVRDIGYGYPYSSTVELVSGEIGDDLTQYLVNSEQTPSALILGVFVGANGVEASGGLLLQILPRAAEDEEMVATLESRIAALSGFTPLLKANKTLPQIFEDLVGDMGLEILSETQLVRFHCPCTFDRMLGALKLLGEAELQDMIEKDDGAEATCHFCNEVYQASSDHLAKLIEDLRVDRAGASN, from the coding sequence ATGGCAGATCAACTCATCCGAGCAACAGCCGCAGAGGGCGGCATCCGGGTTGTAGGCGTCATCACCAACCGAGCAGTTGAGACAGCTCGGCAGCGCCACGGACTCTCCTACGTAGCAACGGCTGCGTTAGGGCGCACGATGTCAGCAGGGCTGTTGCTGGCTTCTAGCATGAAGCGATCGCAAGCCCGGGTCAACATCCGTGTCCGTGGCGACGGTCCCCTAGGCGGCATTTTGGTTGACGCTGGGGTAGATGGCACAGTGCGGGGCTATGTAGACAACCCAACGGTCGAGCTACCCCCCAATGCCATCGGCAAACTCGATGTGGGCGGTGCCGTTGGCCGTCAAGGCTATGTTTATGTGGTGCGGGATATTGGCTATGGCTATCCCTACTCCAGCACGGTGGAGCTAGTATCGGGCGAAATCGGCGACGATCTCACGCAGTATTTGGTGAACTCTGAGCAAACCCCCTCAGCGCTGATCCTAGGGGTTTTTGTGGGAGCCAATGGGGTAGAAGCGTCGGGCGGGCTGTTGCTCCAGATTCTCCCTAGGGCCGCTGAGGATGAAGAGATGGTTGCCACTCTAGAGTCCCGCATTGCTGCGCTGAGCGGCTTCACTCCCCTTCTCAAAGCCAACAAGACCCTACCCCAAATCTTCGAAGACCTCGTTGGCGACATGGGTCTGGAAATCCTGTCAGAAACCCAGCTAGTCCGGTTCCACTGTCCCTGCACCTTTGACCGCATGCTAGGAGCACTGAAGCTGCTGGGCGAAGCCGAACTGCAGGACATGATCGAGAAAGATGACGGCGCAGAAGCCACCTGCCACTTCTGCAACGAGGTCTACCAGGCCAGCAGCGATCATTTGGCGAAGCTGATTGAGGATCTGCGAGTAGACAGGGCCGGAGCCTCAAACTAG
- a CDS encoding universal stress protein, which translates to MFKTILVALDEPKLADDLVEAINQIRWHPEATLILSHVMLPLEDVPSRDVTLPGSAPAEITQQQIEEELRSHQADLPAATTYIEVALGDPAEEIVRLANIYEADLIILGNRGLTGLNRILQGSVSSQVLEDAHCSVMVIKSRLQGDGS; encoded by the coding sequence GTGTTTAAGACGATTTTGGTAGCGCTGGATGAACCCAAGCTGGCAGATGATCTTGTGGAGGCCATTAACCAGATCCGGTGGCACCCAGAAGCAACGCTGATTTTGTCTCACGTCATGTTGCCTCTGGAGGACGTACCTAGTCGGGACGTCACGCTGCCCGGTTCAGCTCCAGCAGAGATTACCCAGCAGCAAATCGAAGAAGAGCTGCGCTCCCATCAAGCTGACTTGCCTGCAGCCACAACTTACATTGAAGTAGCGTTAGGGGATCCGGCTGAAGAGATCGTTCGTTTGGCAAACATCTACGAAGCCGATCTGATTATTCTGGGCAATCGGGGCCTGACAGGGCTAAACCGCATTTTGCAAGGATCTGTCAGCAGCCAGGTGCTAGAAGATGCCCACTGTTCGGTCATGGTGATTAAGTCTAGGCTGCAGGGCGACGGTTCTTAA
- the hisD gene encoding histidinol dehydrogenase has product MLRIIHQPTEARTELQRICARTHDDQVVHKEATVREVLQTVKRQGDQALIRYTADFDQLTLTPEQLRIRGPELDAAYQQVSKEFIDAVRVACRNIEAFHRQRMPKSWVQFEEDGVVLGKRYTPVDRAGIYIPGGRAAYPSTVLMNAIPARVAGVQRIVMVTPPGDSLTLNPAVLVAAQEAGISEIYRVGGAQAVAALAYGTETVPKVDVITGPGNIYVTLAKKLVFGTVGIDSLAGPSEVLIIADSSANPTHVAADMLAQAEHDPIAAAILITPDAALAEKVAKEVGRQLEGHPRQTLTEKAIANYSVAVVVDSLETAALLSNEFAPEHLELEVAEPWDLLEHIRHAGAIFLGHATPEAVGDYLAGPNHTLPTSGAARYASALGTETFMKHSSLIQYSQTALQKVSDAIAALTRAEGLPSHGESVRLRIQNNPGASNRSPLQDPDSEG; this is encoded by the coding sequence ATGCTGCGCATCATACATCAGCCAACCGAGGCCAGAACGGAGCTGCAGCGCATCTGTGCTCGCACCCATGACGATCAGGTTGTTCACAAGGAGGCGACCGTCCGCGAAGTCCTTCAAACGGTGAAGCGGCAGGGAGATCAGGCGCTGATTCGGTACACTGCTGATTTCGATCAGCTCACCTTGACTCCAGAGCAGCTGCGGATTCGAGGGCCAGAGCTGGATGCTGCCTATCAGCAGGTTTCCAAAGAGTTCATAGATGCTGTTCGCGTGGCCTGCCGAAACATTGAGGCCTTTCATCGGCAGCGGATGCCTAAGAGTTGGGTGCAGTTTGAGGAAGATGGGGTAGTTCTAGGCAAGCGGTATACGCCAGTCGATCGAGCCGGCATTTACATCCCGGGAGGCCGAGCAGCTTATCCTAGTACCGTTTTGATGAACGCCATTCCGGCTAGAGTTGCTGGCGTGCAGCGCATCGTCATGGTGACACCCCCAGGAGACAGCTTGACCTTGAATCCTGCTGTATTAGTAGCGGCCCAGGAAGCGGGGATCTCAGAAATTTATCGGGTGGGTGGGGCGCAAGCAGTTGCAGCTTTGGCCTACGGCACTGAAACTGTGCCCAAAGTAGATGTGATCACTGGACCTGGCAACATTTACGTCACGCTGGCGAAAAAGCTTGTGTTTGGCACAGTGGGAATTGACTCCCTGGCAGGGCCGTCAGAGGTACTCATTATCGCTGACAGCAGCGCTAACCCAACCCACGTAGCAGCAGACATGCTAGCCCAGGCCGAGCACGATCCGATAGCGGCTGCTATTTTAATTACGCCCGATGCTGCCCTAGCTGAAAAAGTGGCAAAGGAAGTGGGCCGTCAACTTGAGGGGCACCCGCGTCAAACCCTGACAGAAAAAGCCATTGCCAACTACAGCGTAGCCGTTGTCGTAGATTCACTGGAGACAGCGGCACTGCTCTCTAACGAGTTTGCCCCCGAACACCTCGAGCTAGAGGTGGCTGAGCCTTGGGATCTCCTAGAGCACATTCGCCACGCTGGCGCTATCTTCTTGGGCCATGCTACGCCCGAAGCGGTAGGAGACTACCTCGCAGGCCCGAACCACACCCTGCCAACCTCCGGTGCAGCCCGCTATGCTTCAGCCTTGGGCACAGAGACCTTTATGAAGCACTCTAGCCTGATTCAGTACTCGCAGACAGCGCTGCAGAAGGTGTCGGATGCGATCGCAGCTCTCACTCGAGCCGAAGGGTTACCTTCCCACGGCGAGTCGGTGCGGCTGCGCATCCAAAACAATCCAGGGGCGTCCAACCGTTCCCCCCTACAAGATCCCGACTCTGAGGGATAA
- the rpsT gene encoding 30S ribosomal protein S20, giving the protein MANIKSAQKRIQTSERNRLRNKSYKSAVKTMIKNYLAAVDEYAANPSPEAMATVQTRMSAAFSKIDKAVKRGVIHPNAGARRKSHLARTLKQHETPVAS; this is encoded by the coding sequence GTGGCAAATATCAAGTCTGCACAAAAGCGTATTCAAACTTCTGAACGCAACCGACTCCGCAATAAGTCTTACAAGTCTGCTGTTAAGACGATGATCAAAAACTACCTGGCAGCGGTAGACGAATATGCAGCCAATCCCTCTCCGGAAGCGATGGCTACTGTTCAAACTCGCATGTCTGCTGCCTTTAGCAAGATTGACAAGGCCGTAAAGCGGGGCGTTATTCATCCCAATGCGGGGGCTCGCCGCAAATCCCATCTGGCTCGCACCCTAAAGCAGCACGAGACTCCGGTGGCTTCCTAA
- a CDS encoding TatD family hydrolase, producing the protein MQLVDTHVHINFETFSSDLNEVAQAWRKAGVAHLVHSCVEPDEFPAIRAIADRFPEVSFAVGLHPLDMDKWSAELPKRIASLAQSDPRVVAIGEIGLDFYKSSDQETQKAAFQTQLEIARFLGLPVIIHCRDAAVPMAELLGLFWQQQGPVKGVMHCWSGTPEETQLFLDLGFYISFSGIVTFKNAHQVKAAAAMVPCDRILVETDCPFLSPEPRRKERRNQPAYVRHVAEYLAQLRGVDLEKFAAQTTANAVRLFNLPLEQSTSALGGSSDLQELAACPPQ; encoded by the coding sequence ATGCAACTCGTTGACACCCACGTTCACATAAACTTTGAAACCTTTTCATCTGATTTGAACGAGGTGGCTCAAGCTTGGCGAAAAGCAGGTGTGGCTCACTTGGTCCATTCCTGCGTTGAGCCAGACGAATTTCCGGCCATTCGGGCAATTGCCGATCGCTTTCCTGAAGTGTCTTTTGCAGTGGGGCTTCACCCACTTGATATGGATAAGTGGTCAGCCGAGCTGCCTAAACGGATTGCCAGTCTGGCTCAGTCTGATCCCCGAGTAGTCGCCATCGGAGAGATAGGGCTGGACTTTTATAAGTCCAGCGATCAAGAAACTCAAAAAGCAGCTTTTCAGACTCAGCTGGAGATTGCTCGGTTCCTTGGGCTGCCGGTAATTATCCACTGTCGAGATGCTGCCGTTCCGATGGCCGAATTGCTAGGATTGTTTTGGCAGCAGCAAGGTCCGGTGAAGGGCGTAATGCACTGCTGGTCTGGAACACCAGAAGAAACTCAGCTGTTTCTAGATCTGGGTTTCTACATCAGCTTTAGCGGTATTGTGACCTTTAAAAATGCTCATCAGGTAAAAGCTGCCGCTGCAATGGTGCCGTGCGATCGCATTTTGGTAGAAACCGATTGTCCTTTTCTCTCGCCTGAGCCCCGCCGTAAAGAGCGACGCAACCAGCCTGCATACGTTCGCCATGTAGCAGAATATCTGGCCCAGCTTCGGGGTGTTGATCTGGAAAAATTTGCTGCCCAGACAACGGCGAATGCAGTTCGGCTGTTTAATCTACCGCTAGAACAGTCCACTTCCGCTTTGGGAGGATCCTCTGATTTACAAGAGCTTGCCGCCTGCCCTCCTCAATAG